A region of the Thermodesulfobacteriota bacterium genome:
TAATCTAACCGATAGGAACAACGGGGGCGGCAACGGGTGCCGTCGTAATCAACCGGCAAACAGGGGGTAGTAATGAGGAAAGAAGGCGCAAAGAGCAGCACCATATCGAGCGAAAAGCTTCACATCGAGAACAAGACCATCTTCGTCGACCTGAAGGAAAACGACCTCGGGAAGTTCCTGCAGATAGCCGAGCTCTCCAACGACCGGCGTTCCACTGTGGTCATACCGTTCAGCGGTTTCCCCGAGTTCCTGGAGAGCCTCAAGAAGGTGGCGGCGGAAGAGCCGGCGGCCTGATGAAACGTATACTGGTACTACCGGGCGACGGGATAGGGCCGGAGATAATCCGGGAGGCCACCCGTGTGCTCGCCGCCGTGGCCAAGCGCTATACGGTCGGGATCGAGCTGGTCGACGAGCTTGTGGGCGGCGCCTCCATAGACGCCCACGGCGTGCCTCTTACCGACCGGGTGCTCGAACTCGCCCTCGGGAGCGACTGCGTGCTGCTGGGGGCGGTCGGGGGGCCGAAGTGGGAGGGGCTCGACTATTCGGTAAGGCCCGAGAGGGCGCTATTGAGACTCAGAAAAGAGCTCAACCTCTTTGCCAACCTGAGGCCCGCCACCATACACTCGGCGCTGGTAGACGCCTCGACACTCAAGCGCGAGGTCATCGAGGGGGTGGACCTCCTTGTCGTAAGGGAGCTCACCGGCGGCCTTTACTTCGGTACGCCCAGGGGGGTGCAGGGTCTCCCGGACGGGACGGAGAAGGGCGTTAACACCATGGTCTACACCACCTCCGAGATAGAGAGGATCGCCAGGGTCGCCTTCGACGTTGCGAGGAAGAGAAGTAAGAAGGTCATGAGCGTGGACAAGGCCAATGTACTCGAGGTCACCGAGCTCTGGAGGAAGGTGGTCACCGAAGTGAGCCGCGACTACCCGGATATCGTGCTCAACCACATGTACGTGGACAACTGCGCCATGCAACTCGTAAGGGACCCGGGCCAGTTCGACGTAATAGTCACGGAAAACACTTTCGGCGACATACTCTCGGACGAGGCCGCCATGCTGACCGGCTCCATCGGCATGCTGCCGTCGGCGAGCCTCGGCGACGGCTCCTCGGCCATGTACGAGCCCATACACGGGAGCGCCCCGGACATAGCCGGGAAGGATACGGCCAACCCGCTTGCCACCATACTGTCGGTGGCCATGATGCTGCGTTTTTCGTTCGAACTCCCGCAGGCCGCCGAAATGGTAGAGAACGCCGTGGAGGCCGTCCTGAACAAGGGTTTCAGGACCAGTGACATATACAGGGAAGGGACCAAACAGGTCGGCTGCAGGGAGATGGGGAAGAGGGTAGTGGACGAACTGGAAGGTTAACCGCCACCTCACGAAGGAGTGCACTCGAAAATGAACGGCGGCACTGAAAAGGTATCGAACCTCCTCGGGGAGAGGCATGACCTCTTCGACGTGCTCATGGACGCCCTCCCGTTCAAGTTCTTCATTGTCGATAGAGAGATGCGGGTCGTCGCCTGGAACAGGAAGGCGGAGGAGGGGACCCCGGGCGTTAAGGGGGGCAAATCCTTATCTTCCGGCCGGAAGATAACGAACGATTTCGAGGAGG
Encoded here:
- a CDS encoding DNA-binding protein produces the protein MRKEGAKSSTISSEKLHIENKTIFVDLKENDLGKFLQIAELSNDRRSTVVIPFSGFPEFLESLKKVAAEEPAA
- the leuB gene encoding 3-isopropylmalate dehydrogenase — translated: MKRILVLPGDGIGPEIIREATRVLAAVAKRYTVGIELVDELVGGASIDAHGVPLTDRVLELALGSDCVLLGAVGGPKWEGLDYSVRPERALLRLRKELNLFANLRPATIHSALVDASTLKREVIEGVDLLVVRELTGGLYFGTPRGVQGLPDGTEKGVNTMVYTTSEIERIARVAFDVARKRSKKVMSVDKANVLEVTELWRKVVTEVSRDYPDIVLNHMYVDNCAMQLVRDPGQFDVIVTENTFGDILSDEAAMLTGSIGMLPSASLGDGSSAMYEPIHGSAPDIAGKDTANPLATILSVAMMLRFSFELPQAAEMVENAVEAVLNKGFRTSDIYREGTKQVGCREMGKRVVDELEG
- a CDS encoding PAS domain-containing protein, which gives rise to MNGGTEKVSNLLGERHDLFDVLMDALPFKFFIVDREMRVVAWNRKAEEGTPGVKGGKSLSSGRKITNDFEEVFQRGAVLRGDEESTLKGGEKKHYRVTKTPLHLDEEGGEGGEGVVSHVAVFMEDVTEKHRME